ggagtctccttaacgcatgtaatacgtGGCAGAAGCGTCGAGTCTCACCAGGCATCTAAACatgtgaaatgcgcaacgagtggttggttcaAAGGCCCGTAAAGCGCATGGGCATAATTACTCATCCTTATCGGCAACGGCATCAACCAAGTGTACAGCTGCGTggttgcgcgtgttgccttatggacgcgtagtgggtatttcgcaaattcgcaaaaggaaaaattatggcttagtgggcccttcgcaactgcacttgcagtagacattctaggatagtttgagacggacaatgttacgcgcacagacgcgtAACACCTTGCGGCAcggtgtccactgagaagcgagTGCAGTTCAGCGATTGGGAAGGCTATGCGAAAGGGGTCCGATTTCGCTAtagcgttctacttttgaaggcgaggctcgagcatcctccaagtttttgttgcCGCCGACACAGTACAACACGCCCTCTCTGTAGCCCGCTTTGTAGCTTTAGAAATGCTCCCCATCCTACAATAAAGAACCAGGCAAAACGGCGATGACTTCATGAAAGCGCCTTCTAATCTGCAGGATAATGATGCTTTGTCACTATTGTGCTTTTAAAGCAGTCAACTAAGCTATGCCCAACCCTCGTGAATTCGCTGACACAAATTGTTCACCATCGacacttaaaaaaataaaataaaaaaagaactcaaCTCTTTAAACTTAGTGTTACTGAATACCCAACATTATGATTTGTAGCCATATATTATCGCACAATGAGCACTAGTGACCGTTATCTGAGCTAAACTTCAGTAGTGCGATTTAACGACAACACCTCCATAAATTTTTGTTTTCGCCTTCCTCTATTATTCATTCAGAACGCCGCCCTCTGTCCCCTGCCCACGCTCAGGACCCACTATCACATCCGGCGTGCCGGGATGTGGCGTCACTCGTCGGCGGTTTGTCTGCGTCACCCACATCCGTCCAAGTGTTGTATCATTTTGCGGCACGCCTGTTTCCGAACCGAAGCGAACGAAACGAATATTCCGTCTCCGAAACACCTGCACGCTGGGAAAATAACATTTTAGACGAAAAATAAGCCGGAACGTTGCTTGTCTtcgattttttaaaataaagttcAGTCGAAAGTTTCTTGTTGAAAATGATATTTCCTTCAGCACCACTGAAAAGTACCTCCCTCGTGAATGTCCTTCTTGTTGTCCTCTCAAGTGTAAAGGTCATACACATACGTAGTAAAGGTCAAGCGCTCCTCGTCAGAAAAGATGCACATGTACAGccaacagcaaaagtttacgggacgttgTTTCCAcaacaaatgcgaatttctgTTCTTTTATAGGGCATAATTCTTCTAGCCTAGCAGAAGACTGTATAGGTTGCAATACCCGCTGCAAGATAagaatgataataattgttggggtttaacgtcccaaaccacgatatgattatgagggacgccgtagtggagggctccggaaaattacgaccagctggggttctttaacgtgaacctaaatctaagcacacgggcctcaagcattctcgcctccttcgaaaatgcggccgccgcaacaggGATTCGATAATATCAACTACAAGCTGGCACATTCATTTGGGGGTTATGTTCCTAGACAGAGCGAGAATACAGCTTTCTCAAACGTTTCGCGCCTCGCAAGCTTTTTGCCGTTGGGTGTACTTATTGCTAAGACACGCCTGCTCATATGTGGCGTCACTCGTAGTAGTAGCGCTTCTTTGAGCAGGACATCTCGGCAAGTTTTCGTAACTATAGGTAACACCAGCGCTGGAGTTTATCGAGAAGTCCGCGCTACAATAAATAGTCAAAAGTGTATTTCGCTTATCAGAACACGCAATTACTAGTTAGACTTGAAGACTTGAAGATgattgaaggcgaaagccttcttcttgtttttcttcttagtcgatgtattgattattgatcctcccccgcacccctccgaaagctttctgcacctaatatggttttgcactgcctccaggatcggaggcactgcaagctttctccatctcacctggttttgcactgcctccgtgatcggcccacctctgaacaagcgacaatgtcatgtgacgacgtcctcgtgtgacgtcatgatgacgtcatagtgaagtcataatgacgccacaaataTTAGAGATCTATTAGAGACGCCATACAGTTAcgcaatcacgtgatgatgatctcttgcatcacccgtgttgacgccgccgacggtcagtttttgcgtttgatgaggcgtctaaggcttctGTTGTCATAAATAGGCAAAAGATTGTTCCACTTCATAAGACCCGCAATTACTTGCTCCAAAAATGCTTATCTGCTTCCGAAAGCCCACCGGGGTCAGATGATTGAATTTTCTCCTGCCATTTAGCTTCCCTCACTCAACATCCCCACTGTCTGAGCTTTGCGACCTCGGGCAAAATTACTTGACGGCCTCTCGGGCACTTGATTCAATTAAGCGCCGACCGAATAAACGCACCAAGGCGGTTTCTAATTAGAAGCATATTAGCGGCCGCCTGAGCACACGTGTGCCGCCCGGCGGCTGCATATGGGTCGTCGCAATTATTTTACTCTTCGGAAAGTTCATTACGAAATTCGACTGCATGCATTTACGTGCGGTTTTCGGGAAACTGAAGAGAAAGTAAATCGCCTGCTTATCGGCAAAACTTCCGCTACAGTTTTCACTTGAAAAGTGCACGTTTTGTTTGATAATGACGCCGTGCATTCTTACTGGCTCACCGCGTAGTTCGTGCGGCCATATGTTTCCTGCGTTTCCCCTCCATATTTCATTTGCGCGTGTTGTGTTATGGTTCGTTTGCGGGTCGAATTTGTCATTTTGTTGTCCCTTCTGTTGGTGACAGGAAGGTGCGCGACCGGTAAGTACAAGGAGCTGATGTTCCGCATTTCATGCTTGCGATGCCGTTAGAAATTTGCGAAATAAtagaaaataaaaatacaaatgttCCTAAATATGAAATCACTTTGTGGCTGTTTAACGATTTAAACCGAGCTGGCGTTGAAAGAAGAGACGTAGGGATAGCTGGCGCTCCAGTGACGTCAGCACCGACAGGGGACGATCGTCCGGTCGTCTTAACGCGACGGAGAGGTTTGCATACCAGACTTAAGCCATGTGGCACAATAAGTGGCAGATGTTCTCTTTGCGGTTACACACGTTGCATACAGCCCTGCCAGCCATTCTAATTATTACAAAAGAAGTTTCGGATAAGCCTAATTGAAGGCATCTTCGATCCAGACCGCggcagtcgaatttcgatggaggcggaatgctagaggcccttgtgctgtgcgatgtcagtgcaccttaaaAAACACTAGACGGTCAAAATTCCTGGGGCCTCCACTCCGGCGTGCCCCATAATAATagcatggttttggcacgtaaaacaccatgtattatCATTTATTGAAGGAAACTCAATTCACTATCAGTACATATCGCGTAATCAGGGGTGTACAACTCACGAACACCGCTAACTCAAACGATCAGCTGATAATAGCCGGCTCCCATCATACGAATCTCATGGCTCCCGATATCGTTAGGTTATATACGACGACGTCATTTATCACGCTCCTATGACTCGGCCCTCCCCAAAACGTCGTTTTCTGCGTCGTCATGGGGGGACCAGGATACTGGATGCGCAGGTCATGACTTGATAATGTTCGATTCGTGGTCTTCATATGTGAGGTGAATGATACCCTGAAACGGCCGCTTGCATTTTCCAAGCTTAAGATTGATCCCTTGTTCTTAGCGCCGAGGGTATATATCAGCTAAAGGCGAAAATATTCAGCAATGCGCAAGCTTACGTGTTGCTATTCGTGCACTGGAGCTCCGTGCAGCCGACTGCTATAGTCCAACACGGCAACCCACATTTAGGTGCATTGTCTTGTCCTAACAAATGCAGAATCCTTCCTGAGCTACATGTCATTGTACAGTTGTTCGCAATCTATTTTTTTGCGTTAGTGTTGCCCTGCTCAGCACGAGGGCGTGAGCTCGATTCCCGGTCACGGTAGCCACATCTCGATGAGAATGAGATGCAATAACGCCCGCGTACCtatagatttaaatgcacgttgATCTCCGGGGGTTCAAGAtaatccggagtcctccactacggctttcctcataataatatcatggtttgGGCACGAGAAACCAAAATATTTTTCCACGAATTTCCGTGACGCATGAGCCTGACTATATACTACCAATACTACTGCTACAGATGTGCTGGTTAGCGACTCCGTTTTCTACAAGTTTACACAACAAAGCAACAAATGGTATGCATAAGTGCAATCACTGCGGCAACCATATTGCGTCATGTGTACCAGTGATTTAATATAGAGAACCGCTTTCTTGAAGCGGACGGCTAAGCCTACGCATCGACAATAATCGCCTATGGTTTCTGCACATTTCTTTCCTTCTATGTTGGACCAAGGCGCGGCGGTGACGGAACAGCGTCCCCTGCGACGGGTGCGTCGCCAGTGGCGCTTCATCTGCAGGAGCGATGACAGCTTCACCCAGCTGATGACGAACGTGATGGACGTGAACCGCGAACTGCTCCGAGCCACCCAGCCGCTACATGTGGGCGACAGCGAGCACCTGGGTCTTGTATGGCTGCGAAATGGGCGCGTCTACAATCTTCACACAGTCAAGGTCTCAGTTCTTGCCTGACGCATGCGCAGCAACCCCACACGAGTCAACGTGCCAGGGGCATAAGCTATAAAAAGCCGAACTTTTCACGCTATATATTCATGTTCACTACGAAACTAAGGCGGTTCGCAATGCCCCTTACGGACGGTCTATGCTTGACCCTTATTGGTCGCCCTGGAACTTCAGGTAGTCGCAGTGGTCGCAGGTGCAAGTACGAATAGCTTACTTGTGCATATAACATGATGGGAGGGCGTTCATCACTTCCGAGGTTGCGGCTGCTTTCTCGAGGTTTTGTATATACCATTCAATACATGTCGGCGTATACGACACGAGATTGTTCCTGGTACTGTATGTGCCTATGTAGCATATAGCTTGGAACTTTCGCTAAGTGCCACAATCGTTGTTGACTATCAGCTTCAACATGCCCCGTATACATGCAGTATAACGTAAATCTAACGGAAGCGGTCGTGCCCCTATAGAGTGATCGCTATAGAGAATACCGTCCACAACGCTTATAGGAAAACTGTTTGCCCCCAACTATTGTACATTTTTAAATTGTACGCGACGTGCTACCACATCGAAGTAATTGCACCAATAGGAAGAGATTAGGTGaaagttgaaagaaagaaaatatacaaaaacttgggggacgcttgagcttcgctctcaagagtagaacgcgatagcgtcatcggaccgtgttcgtatcgccttcccaatcgctagcccggcctcgcttttcggtggagacttaaaccgtgccgcaaggacaGCCAAGGTGGGGACGCCCTCCGGGTCCAACATCCATGAATGCGGAGCGGCGAACCACGGCCACGCGGCgtggcgatgccgtttaaaagtgaggccgtgggccctttgcgaCATCTCGCGGGTTATGACCAAGtcactgaagaacctccgagatttgcgtaccaccaacgctaaatggtgtgtatatatctgttagggtagcgaaccggttgtcctaaacttgttaaccaccctgcctttccttctctactatttcttctctctagtATGCTAAatgatgtatgcgtggtggccgagcggctaaacgcatcgagccacattcccaggatttggggacatctgtacgcggcgtcatctctcggtggcagcaacggcgtcctgccgcCGACGCctccgacaccgtaatttctgagaaatgagctctttaccgctatcgcgttaaaaggttaTACCAGAACAAGTATCTGGTTTACCGCTCTATACCGTGATTGGGCGAACAGACAAGAAAGATAAGCAGAAAAAAAGATGGAGAAAAATCATTACATTACGAAATGGGAACGAATGGTGCCCGCTTGATGGGAAACCCTCTACACTATACTTGACGGTTGTTGTATGATTGCGATCGAATATTTTATTTTGCGTGGACTACGATAAATCACTGGTTCAGCAAACATTCGTTCATATCAAAATAATACGAAGCTCTGTTCATTGCCCCCTTGCGTTCCCTGTAAAGTTTAATGTTTTGGGCGCTGTGGCCACAATGTAATTAGATAACAACCGAACAACGTCCCTCCCATTTTGTTAGCACTGTAGTTAAGGGTGCATTAGCTTGCAGGAATGTTTCCCTACCTATCTACTAATCATCACATCATTCAATGTGTAGCGTTATTTTCAACCTATATGGTGTTCGTGTGACTGCGTTTTAGGTGAACTAGAGTGTTATGTGAATGGACTGTATTTTGTGTTGTTCTTCGTGTCGATTCGTGAATGGACTCCGTGAATATGTGATAATTTATTTACATTAGCTCTCCCTATAGGTGctcttttatgtaatttttttcattgctgtgatcCACATGCATTATATTATCTGTGAAAAAGAGTAGCCGCCGCTTTATAATAGCGCTAACATCttctaaacaacatataatttaaaaaaaatatgggccgtatatatatatattgcaccaAAGTAGCGATTCGTGTTACGCTTAAGTGGCTTCTTCTGCATTCCAAGAGAAAATCATGCGCGCCTACTCTTTGCACGCCGCAGGTCCGCGACAAGTTTACCAGCGTGTGCAACGAGACCACCATGAACCTTGTGTTCAGACTGACCCTCGAAAAGCCTTACATCGTGTTCGACCTGGCGGCACCCTTGGGCAGTAACGTACTTGCAGGTGGTCAGCTGACGGTCAAGACGGACTCACTGGACGTCGACATCGGTCTCGTAACACCGAAGATCAAAAAGAGTGACGAGAAGGTCGAGCCGCAGGTTCCCTTCGCCGACGTTCGCAGAGCGCACAACCTTAGGCTCGAATTCACGGGGATGTCCCCGGCCACGACGGCAATGACTTCCCTGTTGGCGCTACTTCAACAGCTGATACCGTCTGTGCAGACACGGCTCTTTGAGATCATATTGACTCGCGTATTGAGGAACTACGTCGCAACCACGCCGATGCCTTTTTAAGCTCCGAGGCCAGGGTcgtggccaggaatttttttcgagggaagAGGGTGTGGGGAAACGGTGGAGATGTTCAACCACCGTATATGTGTAtgctcgtgcgcgtgtttgtatgtgggCGTGCACAGACAcatacaaaactgaaaaaaaaaattgggagagGCGCGGGTGTtcgaacacccccctccccctgctgCGCCAATGCTCTGGGCTATTCAAAACCGCTACAAAACGTCTTTGTACCCCCGTTCTGATAGGAGAGACTGCCCGACGACATCTTGATAAAGCGCTTTCATAGCCCCATTTTAAAACGATTTCGTGACATTCTGCGTAATAATATTAAACATGACTCTGCATTAGCCTGGCTTCGCGCCGGCTGCGAGATATTTTCAAACGTCTCACGAAGTTTTAACAAGAAGGACGTGGGACTTTGAAAACATCTTTGTGAAAACGGCTTGTATGCGTTTTAAGGTGGTCATTATAAGGTGGTTGTTATAAGAAATCTTGTCAAGACGTCCTTAAGACGGCTAATAGGCGTAGGTGCGTTCAGCGGGTTAATGTCACGATTCTATTCCAAtgccatttgttttttttttttttagctttggcAGTCGTAAGAAAGCAACAACACTCCGCCCACGTTATCAACGGGCTCGGTCAGCCGGCAACTGTAAGAGTGGCATAGAATCGAGCCGAAGGCGTCATTACACTATGTCGACCCTGTTTCTTGATGAGGCTGTTTGAAATCGAAGAATGACAAACACCTAATAAGTCCTGAcgctgtgtttgtttttttttctcactaaTAAGGGCAAGAGGAACATTATTGGTGTACTGGACGCTTCGCATAATctccacaaaacaaaaaagaaaagaaaagaaaaacataacgGGCAGTATATACAGAGGAATGAGAAACAAGTAAATTCAAGGAAGGAACCAATGTGTGGACAACGTCTTTCGGGGAGTAGTACATTGCTGCTGACTACGCCCCTTATTTCATTTAGCTCACAAACAACACGCATAACTTTCTTTCATTCTATGTACTTTTTCTGGTGACTATAACCAAAGGCATTCGGCTTCCTGGTAAGCCACCGTTTCAAATAGCCTTCTTCAAATAGTGCCCATGTAGTGTTTTCTTTGTGCCACCCTTTGTGCGAGTCCATAGTattgacccccctccccctccctccaaaaaaaagaaaaaaaaagagaaagaagaacaatgcagAACTACCTAGCCTTTCTTTCTACTTCAACTTTTTTAAAGTAGCTTGCACGGTTTCGCACTGTCTCAAGTTTTGTAAATGAAAAGGAAAACGTACAGCCACAGTCGTAAACCAGCTCAGAAACAGTCATCGTGAGAGTACGTCTGATCTGGTATCTCAATGGTTTAAAGGCGAATTTGCCGGCAATGGTACGTAATAAAATAGAATAATTATGGGCTATCTGCATAAGACGTGTTTCATTCTCTAGACGCTTTTAACAAACTGCGAACCTTTAAATATTAAGAACTTGAGAAATCGTATCACAGCACATAGCGGTGGAAAATTCGCGCTCCAAAACGTGCGCTTCCAAATCTCCGCTATGAACGGTCAGCCCCAAGcgttcacaaaaattgttttcaAAAGGTCCATGCACGTATGCACAAAAAAGGGattatgcatgcatgcgtgcctAATACCAATGATTAAATTTTATGCGCATATTACGGCACTGCAACAACGTCGAACAAATGACCGAGGCGGGCAGCTCCCATGGCGGACATTGCCCCTAGAAGGGCAAGGACACAGTCTGGACGAAACGCTGCAGCAGCCTGCGTATCAGAATGTCGAGCAAGTCGGAAACCACGTTGGGGGAGACGGTGTTGAGAGCCGTGAAGAGCGTCGCCAGCACCGCCGAGGGGCCGCTCGTGACGCCCGGCTTACCGAAGGCAAGGCCCTGGCTCACCACCGTCCGGTAGTCGGTCACGCGAGTGCGCGCCTGGCCACGCAGCTTgaactgccgaaaaaaaaaaacagagataaaTGCACTTATTTAATTACTTATGGTTAATGTGTCAATTATTTACTGTAGTTTTCCGTGGACGGAGAAATGGGTGAGTTGGGTACGTAGGAGTAAGGGCTACGCATTTGTAGTCAGTTacaacttaaagggactgtctaccgctcagaatttttaggggcgaagctcctcagggtgtgggcctgtccctcctttgtagtatgtagtagtaggtagggACGCaaagtgggatgtatccactccatgtgataaagatgacgatgacgactgacgacgatgaagaataaacgcgttccagtatagtggaatgtacccactaaacgtgataacgatgacgatgacgctgattaccatgaagtataagcgcgttccagactacacattctctttctgccatggatgaaaacgatcgtgaacgcgctctcgccctcgaaaggcaaaacggcaacgccgacaacaaacgttacCCTGAGCTTCaagtcatatatgaggacccccgcgtttgtgtgtcaggtctttatatgatgatcgagtggccaaaatttacggggattgacggtttaccagattacatccggagcttcgcccactcatcgtgcCGGCACAAGCTTGAAGCGAGCTTGTGGGACCAGGCTAAACGTTTAATTGATTCTGGCTATCCCCTGCGCCTGTTAACCGCCGTCGCcgaaaatatcagaaaaaaaggaagagcgaaCACCAGTAATCAGACCGCCGCCACTAAGGCAACCAAGGTTGCGGTGGTGCCCTACATGCACACCatatcgcataatttgcgcaggaTAGCGAGAAAGTCCGGTGCGGACGTAGTTTTTTCCGCTCCCGAACGTCTGCAAAGGATATGCAAAAAGGTTAATGCGGACAGCAAAGAGAGGCGCGAGTGCACA
Above is a window of Rhipicephalus sanguineus isolate Rsan-2018 chromosome 3, BIME_Rsan_1.4, whole genome shotgun sequence DNA encoding:
- the LOC125757907 gene encoding uncharacterized protein LOC125757907; this encodes MDVGVRVNRNDPDRHVEITSLDIVYVDVIEIEVKTFAPISGRPVTLFLERPPTAAKLAMLRPIIQSGLQRMIDSGGAAVTEQRPLRRVRRQWRFICRSDDSFTQLMTNVMDVNRELLRATQPLHVGDSEHLGLVRDKFTSVCNETTMNLVFRLTLEKPYIVFDLAAPLGSNVLAGGQLTVKTDSLDVDIGLVTPKIKKSDEKVEPQVPFADVRRAHNLRLEFTGMSPATTAMTSLLALLQQLIPSVQTRLFEIILTRVLRNYVATTPMPF